The following are from one region of the Streptomyces rubrogriseus genome:
- a CDS encoding right-handed parallel beta-helix repeat-containing protein, protein MPGRAAFALTAALAAGIAAGCSATPHYVPHGTTYYVSPGGDDSADGTSPDAAWRSLTRADKAELRPGDRLLLQGGARFAGTVTVAKGEAGDASRPVTVGSYGAGRATITSTHTPGVSVHNTAGVEIRDLALTGPGAHHTGEAGVNLYADARDGGDRRHVTVEDVDVSGFRVGVAVGASGAGPGFRDVTVRQVDLHGNRDAGLLTYGPAFDPKHPGYAHEDVVVEAVHAHGNAGDPTATERHTGSGIILGGVREATVRDSSAYDNGARSARRAPAGPVGIWAYDSTRVRIEHNSAYRNHTGSKVDGGGFGLDSNVSHSTVEYNTSFHNDGSGYYVYSATGNGAHTDNTIRYNVSADDGRKLPAHGALTVYGSQVRDLSIYQNTVTMSRSPGGPGTVVLLRPGNSGITFRNNLLVSDGDPLVSADTALTTDRVLFQGNQYASSGRWSVKWGAHRYPDLDAWRSHTGQERVEGRSSGTSAAPCLTGGALPDVDRPADARLLAPRCPRPGLDLRGQFGTDDAAVDLFGHTVPTPPDIGAIQP, encoded by the coding sequence ATGCCCGGCCGCGCCGCCTTCGCCCTCACCGCCGCACTGGCCGCGGGCATCGCCGCCGGCTGCTCGGCCACCCCGCACTACGTACCGCACGGCACCACCTACTACGTCAGTCCAGGCGGCGACGACAGCGCGGACGGCACCTCGCCCGACGCCGCCTGGCGGTCGCTGACGCGGGCGGACAAGGCGGAGCTGCGACCGGGCGACCGGCTGCTGCTCCAGGGCGGCGCGCGCTTCGCCGGTACCGTGACGGTTGCCAAGGGGGAGGCCGGGGACGCGTCACGGCCGGTGACCGTCGGCTCGTACGGCGCAGGCCGAGCCACCATCACCTCGACCCACACCCCCGGGGTGTCCGTGCACAACACGGCGGGAGTCGAGATCCGCGACCTCGCTCTCACCGGGCCGGGCGCACACCACACCGGTGAGGCGGGCGTCAACCTGTACGCCGACGCGCGAGACGGCGGGGACCGACGGCACGTCACCGTCGAAGACGTCGACGTGTCCGGCTTCCGGGTCGGAGTAGCGGTGGGTGCCTCCGGCGCCGGTCCCGGATTCCGGGACGTCACCGTCCGCCAGGTGGACCTGCACGGCAACCGGGACGCGGGGCTGCTCACCTACGGACCCGCGTTCGACCCGAAGCACCCGGGATACGCCCACGAGGACGTGGTCGTGGAGGCGGTGCACGCGCACGGCAACGCCGGGGACCCGACAGCGACCGAACGGCACACCGGCAGCGGAATCATCCTGGGCGGTGTCCGCGAGGCCACGGTGCGCGACTCCAGCGCGTACGACAACGGAGCCCGGTCGGCACGACGGGCACCGGCCGGACCGGTCGGAATCTGGGCCTACGACTCGACCCGTGTCCGTATCGAGCACAACTCCGCGTACCGCAACCACACCGGATCGAAGGTGGACGGCGGCGGCTTCGGCCTCGACTCCAACGTGTCGCACTCGACGGTGGAGTACAACACGTCGTTCCACAACGACGGTTCCGGTTACTACGTGTACTCGGCGACCGGCAACGGCGCGCACACCGACAACACCATCCGGTACAACGTCAGCGCCGACGACGGACGGAAACTGCCCGCCCACGGCGCCCTGACCGTCTACGGGTCCCAGGTGCGTGACCTGAGCATCTACCAGAACACCGTCACGATGTCCCGTTCCCCCGGCGGACCGGGCACGGTGGTCCTGCTGCGCCCGGGCAACAGCGGGATCACCTTCCGCAACAACCTCCTGGTCTCCGACGGTGATCCGCTGGTGTCCGCCGACACGGCCCTCACCACCGACAGGGTCCTCTTCCAGGGTAACCAGTACGCGTCCTCCGGCCGCTGGAGCGTGAAGTGGGGTGCGCACCGCTACCCGGACCTCGACGCCTGGCGCTCGCACACCGGACAGGAGCGCGTGGAGGGCCGCTCCTCGGGGACGTCCGCCGCGCCCTGCCTGACCGGCGGCGCGCTGCCGGACGTCGACAGGCCCGCTGACGCCCGCCTCCTCGCCCCCCGCTGTCCGCGCCCGGGACTGGACCTACGCGGGCAGTTCGGTACGGACGACGCGGCAGTCGACCTGTTCGGCCACACGGTGCCCACGCCACCCGACATCGGGGCCATCCAGCCGTGA
- a CDS encoding UDP-glucuronic acid decarboxylase family protein yields the protein MRVLVTGGSGFVGSHLCEALLRRGDTVWCLDNHCTGRPVNVAHLLGRPGFELVRADVTRAHPLPGPVDGVAHLASPASPPDYARLALETLAVGSRGTENALRLAQRHGARFVLASTSEVYGDPAVHPQPEEYWGNVNPVGPRSVYDEAKRYAEALTTAYRTTCGVDTGIVRIFNTYGPRMRPHDGRVVSTFVRQAMAGAPLTIHGDGTQTRCFCYVDDLVRALVAMLDTPHPGPVNLGNPVECTVGELADLVLRLTGSSSRIEHRPLPVDDPARRRPDIRRARSLLDWEPEVPLETGLRRTVAWFGGRTVAAAARVQDPVGT from the coding sequence ATGAGAGTGCTCGTGACCGGCGGCAGCGGCTTCGTCGGTTCGCACCTGTGCGAGGCCCTGCTGCGCCGCGGCGACACCGTCTGGTGCCTGGACAACCACTGCACGGGTCGGCCGGTCAACGTCGCCCATCTGCTCGGCCGTCCCGGCTTCGAACTCGTGCGGGCGGATGTCACCCGCGCCCACCCGCTGCCGGGCCCGGTCGACGGCGTGGCCCACCTGGCCAGCCCCGCCTCACCGCCCGACTACGCCCGGCTGGCGCTGGAAACCCTGGCGGTCGGCAGCCGCGGAACGGAGAACGCCCTGCGCCTGGCGCAGCGCCACGGTGCGCGGTTCGTACTGGCGTCCACGAGCGAGGTGTACGGCGATCCGGCGGTGCACCCGCAGCCGGAGGAGTACTGGGGCAACGTCAACCCGGTGGGCCCGCGCAGCGTGTACGACGAGGCCAAGCGGTATGCCGAGGCCCTCACCACCGCATACCGCACGACCTGCGGCGTCGACACGGGCATCGTCCGGATCTTCAACACCTACGGGCCCCGGATGCGTCCCCACGACGGCCGCGTCGTCTCCACCTTCGTCCGGCAGGCCATGGCCGGCGCCCCGCTGACCATCCACGGCGACGGCACCCAGACCCGCTGCTTCTGCTACGTGGACGACCTGGTCCGTGCCCTGGTCGCGATGCTCGACACTCCGCACCCCGGGCCGGTCAACCTGGGCAACCCGGTCGAGTGCACGGTCGGCGAGCTGGCCGACCTGGTGCTCAGACTGACCGGCTCCAGCTCACGGATCGAGCACCGCCCGTTGCCGGTCGACGACCCGGCCCGACGCCGCCCGGACATCCGCCGCGCGCGTTCCCTGCTGGACTGGGAACCCGAAGTACCCCTGGAGACGGGGCTGCGCCGTACGGTCGCCTGGTTCGGCGGACGGACGGTCGCGGCCGCCGCGCGTGTGCAGGACCCGGTCGGGACCTGA